The Caldisericum sp. genomic interval CCTCATAAAGAGAAGCGATGGTTATAAACTCTCCAAATCATTTGAAACTGATTCGCTTATTGCAAACTACATCGAGACAAACCCTGACCTATTTAAAAACATAAAATCTGCTATACCTAAAAAAGTTAAGAGGGGAGAAAGTGTTGAACTTGTTTTTGATTTAAATCCTGCAAAGGCATTGGGGAATATTGGGGAAGTAAGTTTCCTCCTCTATCCTGAACCAACAACAGAAGGATATCCTTACAATTACGAAACGGTATTTTACTCAGGAGATGATGTTACAACAATAAAGATAAGGCACTTTGCACTTATAAAGAATGAAAATTCTGCGTTTCCCGATGAACACCCTGAAATTATCCTTGGTCCTGTAGATATAGACGAAGAGGCAAAACCAGGCTTGTACAGGATTTATTTAAAAACATCTCAAATTTTGTTTCCGACATACCCATACATTGTTGAAGTTTCATAAAAACAAAAGAGGCAGGGCTTAACCCTGCCTCTCATATCGATTGTCTAAATTTTACGGATTTGTTGTGGTGTTGATGCAGGTGCCATTTCCTGCCCCTCTTCTTCCATAGCCCATACCTCTTTGCATATTGCCCTGGGTGTTTCCGTTAGAACCTGCAAAATTTGGCTTTCCAGTCTCTGTTCTTTCTACCATTGTTTTTGTTCTTTCGGTAAGTGTTTTTACAGCATTATCGTACTGTGTTTGAGTAATCTTACCCTGTGACAAAAGGTCTTGTAAGTAAGAGGTTTTCTTTGACACAATGAACTGTATTAAAGCATCTTCAGTTTTTCCATGTTCTACTGCAATTGTTGCAAGAGACTTGCCTCCAACTCTTTCTGCCTGGAGTGTTTCAACTGAAATTCCAAGATAGTTTGCAATGTCAGTTTCAAAGTTTTCAAACCTGGTCCCAATTGCTACACCCTGGGCTCTGCCTGCTCCGTTTCTCGTTGCAGTGGCATTACCTGTCCCTGCACTAACCAAAGAAATACTACCAAATAAAACTGCTACTCCTAAAACTCCCACTAAAAGCCATGTAAATTTTTTCATTTTTATCTCCTAAAGTAAATTTTTAATTTCTACTACTATCTGAGTATAGGACAGGATTGTGAAGAGAATATGAAAGAATTACAATTCTATTTGTAAGAGAAAAGAGTGTTTCAGTTTAACAAAAACTTCGAAAAAGTAAAACAAGCATTAAGCGGGCTGTTTAAGTTATAACTTTAGTTTTAAAAGGGTTTTATGTGAAGTTGGGGAGGCTCGCCTCCCTTTTTCAATGATGGCATCCGAAGATGTTCTTTAATCAAATTTGGAATTTTCAATATCGAATGAGAAAAGAAATTAGGTGAGGCGTTTCTCTTTCCCAAAGAAAAGGAATATCAATGTCCCCAAAATGCCAAAACCAAACGCCGTCATAAAGTTTACCTTCGGGCTAATGTTCCACAAAAACCCTGCTGAAAATGCCGCAATAGACACAATTACATCACGAATAAGATAGTATGTGCCAAATGTCGATGCCTTTGCATCATTTGGTGCAAGGTCGAGTATGAGAGACTTTCTTGTGGGTTCACCAAATTCTTTCAATCCCCTTATTATAAATGCAACAACAAGCATTTCGAAAGTCCTTGAATAGTAGATAATAAGAGGAAAGATTGTAAAAAAGATAAATGTTATTACAACAAAAGGCTTCTTGCCAAACTTATCCGCAAGGTACGCAATCGGTATATACACAAGCATTGCGGTTGTCATCTCAATTGCTGTAAGTAAACCAAATTGAAGTGCACTAAAATGAAGGTTATTAACAACCCATATTACAACAAATGCATATGGTATTTGCTCGGCGAACCGGATGAAAATATCAGATACAAGCAATACCCTGAGGTCTGGGTTAATCCCTGAAAAAGTCTCTTTTAGGCTCATCCCTTTCCCTTTAATTGAAGGGTCTTCTGCCATATATTTTCTAATAAAGAAGATAGATGCAAGTGCAAGGATAAGCGCACACAAAAAAGCAATCTTTACACCGATAACAGTCCCATAAACTCCTATGAGTGCTCCACCAAGTATTGGACCGAGCCCCATAGGTATCCTTCTTACAAGGGAATGGAGAGAAACTCCCATCGTTTGCTTTTCTTTCTTCACGGATTTAGAAACAAGGCTCATAATAGCAGGAAGCGAAATTGCACTCCAGGAAATAAAGAAAACTGCGCCAATAAGCACTGCCTTCCATCCCGGGAAGATTATGACAATAAGGTATCCAATCATTGCCATTACTATAAAAACTATTAATGACTTCTTGTAGCCAATCCTGTCGCTTAGATACCCTCCAGGGAATGCATAGAGTGCACCCAGCAGGTTGTCCATTCCGTTTAAAAATGCAACAAATGCAGAAGAGCCACCTACCGCAACAATGTAAAGCGGCAGAAACCTCTCTGCCATTTTCTCACCAAGCCCAAGGAATATTACCATTATGAGCATGGTGATTATTGTTTTATTCAAGCCAAGAAAATCAACTATTCTTTTTAAAAGAGGCTCTTTTGTTGAGTTCATATTTATTTGCTATTTTCCTTTGCTAATTTCAATTTTAAAAACGCATACAGTGCATCATAAACCAGAAATTGCCTTTCAAGATTTTCGTAGTCATCAGGAAACATTAACGAAAAGCCAGAGGCAATCGCTTCAAGCCCAGGCGCATAGGGATTCGTATCGAGATTACCAGTGTCTGCCGCATTAACAATATCTGCCATTCTTTTAAGAACGGGGTCTTTCAAACCATATTTTTCCAGGATTGTAACAAAACTACAGTGTCCGTCTCTGTGCCCCAACTCCACACCTTCTGCGTCAAACGGAATTGCTCCTGTTTCTTCTGCTATTTTCTTTACCATTGATGGTGCAACAAATAAGAACTCAGCCTCTGAATCAATAAACCTTTTTATAAGCCAGGGACATGCAACCCTATCAACATGCACATGTGCTCTTGTAACCCATTTCATAATTGCCTCCTTTATAAAATCGTAAGTTGCCAAGATTTATTTTAGCACTTATAACAAAAATAGCAAAATTTCAAGGAAAATTTGACATTTATTAAATATTCATTGATTTATAAGATTATTGTTCAATCCTCCGATATAAAATCATACATCCTTTTACGATAATAATTTCACAAACTATTGACTCGAAAGACAATAAAAGTATAATTTCTACTGTGCAAATTTTTGAACGATTTAATAACTGGTTACTAAAAATTTTTGTTAAGAAAGAGACAAGGGAAAACATTGGCTACCTTGAAGCCTGGGTAAGTATTATAGGGAATATAATTCTCTTTATTTTTAAATTCGTTGCAGGAACTTTTCTTAACAGCCTTTCGCTCATAGCAGACGCTTGGCATTCTCTCTCAGATGTTTTAACTTCAATAGTTGTCCTTGTGGGGTTTAAAGTTGGTGAAAGACCCCCTGACAAAGAGCATCCTTTCGGTCATGGAAGGTTTGAGGTTCTCGGCACTTTTTTCATTGCATTGCTCCTTGCAGTAGTTTCTTACGACTTAGGCAAATCGGCATTCTTAAGAATTCTTAAACCTGAGAAAGTAGAGTTTAATGTTGCAATAATTATTGTTTTAATATTTTCAGCATTATTTAAGGAATGGATGGCTCAATTCTCAATATTACTTGGGAAAATGATTAATTCCTCTTCACTCATTTAGATGCTTGGCACCACAGGACGGACGCTATAGCAACAATAATTGTCGCAGTAGGTCTTATTTCCTCAAAATTTGGCATATATAGAATTGATGGGGTCCTTGCAATGGGTGTTGCTTTGCTTATAGCATGGGTTGCGATCGAACTTTTAATAAGTTCTTCAAACACCCTTATTGGCGAGGCTCCTGATCCAAACCTCATAGAAAAAATAAGGGCTGCCGCTTTATCGATACCGGGCGTTGTAAATGTCCATGAAATTTATGTGCATGACTACGTTACCAACAAAATAATTTCACTTCATGTTGAAGTAAAGGACGATTTGTCTGTAGAAGAGGGGCACAACATCGCAACAGCAGTTGAAGAAAAAGTACAGGCAGTTGCAAATGCATACAATGTAACAGCGCATATTGACCCTGTTGACAGGATCAAAAAAGAAAATACTTTCAATACACCTTCCTAATTTAAAAAACTTTAAATACAGCCGCTGAACAAGTTAAGAAACATATGAAACTCCCTTTGAAAAACCTCAAATTTCAACAAAAGGATTAGACAAGCAAAATAGTATTAATTCCTTTTGGCTTTGACATTCTAAGAATATTTGCGCACAATTTATAGAGAAGTTAAAGGATGAGTTTTAGAAAATATTTTAGAGTCTACTCAAATTTATGTCTGTACTTTTTAGCTAATGTTATACACACTTTTCTATGATTCCATTTAATCTTGTTTGAATTCCTTAGTAGTGGTGAAAGCTTGATTTTGTCCGCCTAACTACCAGTGCAAGAGCACATAGAATAAGAATTTCTCCAAGAGCAAATAGGTACCAGTTGTAGTGAGTTGGTTTATATCGTGAAATTATTTGCCGCAAATGTTCGTTTTTTGTCAGGGTTAAGAAATTTGAATGAAAACCTTCCTCGATAATAATTTTGGAATAATCCCACATGAAAGTTAAAAATTATAAAAGCACCTACAATACCTAACATATACTCTGATAGTCTTATTGTTAATTTGTAGCCTTTTTGTTGTAAACCAACTATGCTAAAAGCTATGAGTATCATTGTTAAAGAACAGATGATTGGAGTAAGTACAGGACCTACCCAGGATACGGGAATGAGAAAAAGGAATTGTGGAAGCTTCTCTTATCTCTTCTATAAAAACATGCGTGGTGGAAAAAGGACTAAAGGAAAATCAAATCCCTTAGGGTAGTAAATCTGTCTAAGATAAGTGACAATTATTCCCTCAAGAGCTCCCATTGCTATACTAAAGACGGCAAGTAAGATAAAATTCCTACGGATCTTTGCAAATGACTTGCTCATCTTGTTTAAAGCATTAACCTTACTCCCTCTTCATAAATAATGCAGTATCTTCCTATTTTTTACAAAAAGTTCTTTATTTTCATTTTTACATTCATTTCAAATAAGGGCATCGATTAAGCGATTTTTATCACCAATAAAAGTTTGGTACTTTTCTGAAAAATTGCAAACTTACTCTTTTCATACAGTTTGTGTCTGATATCTCATTAGCCTGGTATTTGGACAAAAATATTCTCTGAAACGCCCCAAAATACATCTAGGACATGACGTAGAGATCGAGCTAATACTTCTTTTTACCTTTGAGGTCCTTTCCGTTGAAATTTAAGCGGTTTTTTGAGTAGATTATTGATAGGATGCTGGAAATTTTTAGTTCTTACACAATCGGAGGTAAAGATAAAAGAGTGTGCAGTCACCTAATTTAGGGAACACTACAAAATTTCTCTTCCTACAAAATAATTTGTAGTGCATACGCCTCAACATAAAAATACTATCAACCATTGATTAATACACAATTTCTACAGATTATAGTTGACAAAGTTGGGTTGAACAAAAAAATATAAAAATAAGTATATTCTATTGATATGTTGCCTATTGAAGGGGAGTTTTATGAGTCTGTACATAATAATGTAGCAAGAAAGATAAGCATCCCCAGAGGATCAATTGAAGAAATTCTTGCAAAAATATTAAAATAACACCAGTATTGATTGATATTACGGCTTTAAAGGACTGTTGTTTTTATGATAGAGCAGGCTATTTTGTCTCTGGAGAGACATACGGTTCTGTTATTCTATATAAATCCTTTCTTCCTAAAAGGATTTAACGCTCCATCCATTCAGCCTTTCTTTGTACCAAAATAATGAAAACCAAGATGTAAACGAACAAGACAATAAAAGCGTATATTGCTTCCACTCTTGGTATTTTTATACTTTCCATAGACCATCTCATTAAGTGCGCGGCGCTCACAGTAGGAATGAGCAAAAGGACATCTTTCCATGCAAAAGAGACATAATTTAAAGGATAATAGACTGGGGGAAGAGTTTCTAATAAAAGACCTGCTGTATTCGCAATTGCACTTATATACATAGCATTGCTAACCATTGTTCCTATATAAAATCCAAGCAAACTTCCTACTGCCCATGTGAGTAAAATGACCAAAATATGTAATACAATACCTACGATTGAGAAACGAGCTCCTAAGAGGTAACACAAAATTATCATAACAATCAAGTCAGGTATCATAGGGATAAGCATAGCAAGAGCAATAGCAGCATTGTATAATACAGGAGAAATAGGTGCAGAAACAAAATAATAGTGAAGCTTACGAAATTTGCTCATAAGCATATATTGTGGGAGATTCACAAGGCCTGCATTAAAAGATAAAACAGCAAGTGCTCCAATTGGTGCTTGCATACTTAAATCTTTTCCACCAATAAAGTAAAACATCACAAAAAACGAAAAAGGCATAATAAGAGATGTAAGCATCCAGATCCAGTTCCTTTTAACAATAGGTGTCGCATAAAATGCAGTTATCCCATACAACTGTCTTATTTTACTTT includes:
- a CDS encoding MFS transporter, encoding MNSTKEPLLKRIVDFLGLNKTIITMLIMVIFLGLGEKMAERFLPLYIVAVGGSSAFVAFLNGMDNLLGALYAFPGGYLSDRIGYKKSLIVFIVMAMIGYLIVIIFPGWKAVLIGAVFFISWSAISLPAIMSLVSKSVKKEKQTMGVSLHSLVRRIPMGLGPILGGALIGVYGTVIGVKIAFLCALILALASIFFIRKYMAEDPSIKGKGMSLKETFSGINPDLRVLLVSDIFIRFAEQIPYAFVVIWVVNNLHFSALQFGLLTAIEMTTAMLVYIPIAYLADKFGKKPFVVITFIFFTIFPLIIYYSRTFEMLVVAFIIRGLKEFGEPTRKSLILDLAPNDAKASTFGTYYLIRDVIVSIAAFSAGFLWNISPKVNFMTAFGFGILGTLIFLFFGKEKRLT
- a CDS encoding ABC transporter permease is translated as MKSKIRQLYGITAFYATPIVKRNWIWMLTSLIMPFSFFVMFYFIGGKDLSMQAPIGALAVLSFNAGLVNLPQYMLMSKFRKLHYYFVSAPISPVLYNAAIALAMLIPMIPDLIVMIILCYLLGARFSIVGIVLHILVILLTWAVGSLLGFYIGTMVSNAMYISAIANTAGLLLETLPPVYYPLNYVSFAWKDVLLLIPTVSAAHLMRWSMESIKIPRVEAIYAFIVLFVYILVFIILVQRKAEWMER
- a CDS encoding chromate resistance protein; protein product: MKWVTRAHVHVDRVACPWLIKRFIDSEAEFLFVAPSMVKKIAEETGAIPFDAEGVELGHRDGHCSFVTILEKYGLKDPVLKRMADIVNAADTGNLDTNPYAPGLEAIASGFSLMFPDDYENLERQFLVYDALYAFLKLKLAKENSK
- a CDS encoding cation diffusion facilitator family transporter; its protein translation is MQIFERFNNWLLKIFVKKETRENIGYLEAWVSIIGNIILFIFKFVAGTFLNSLSLIADAWHSLSDVLTSIVVLVGFKVGERPPDKEHPFGHGRFEVLGTFFIALLLAVVSYDLGKSAFLRILKPEKVEFNVAIIIVLIFSALFKEWMAQFSILLGKMINSSSLI